Genomic window (Chryseobacterium sp. H1D6B):
AAGATTTTGGTATTGGTTTTTATACAAAATACGGTGACGGAGGCGTTGACGTCTCTCCTATCGCCGATCTTTATAAAACTGAAGTTTATAAGCTTGCAACGGCATTAAATCTAGTAAAAAATATTCAGGAAGCGATTCCTACAGACGGGCTCTGGGATGCCGAAAGGACGGATGAACAGCAGATCGGTGCTACATACCCTGAATTAGAAAAAATTCAGAAAGAATACGGAACTAAAACAGCAGATGACTACGAAGGCCGTGATAAAGAAGTATTCTTAATTTTCGAAAGAATGCATAAAGCAGCCCAGCATAAAATAAACCCTATTCCGGTATGCGACATCCCTGAGGAATGGAGAAATGATTAATAATTATGAATAATAAACTAAGACTTTTCGGTTTTGCCTTCACAGGACTTTTCTTTGGAATGTTCGTCATGTACCTTTTCAACCATTATACAATTGAAAAGAAAGGCAATACAGAAACTCCAAAAACTGAGAAGGTAAGCTATGGGAGCACATCAGATACATCTCAAGATACCCCAATATCCCAGTCAGACCAGCAGTCTATTGATCAGTTAACGGATGAGAAAACAGTCATTAGATATGTGAAACAAAATCACAAACTTCCTGATTATTACATCACCAAAAACGAAGCAAGAAAGCAAGGCTGGAATCCTTCACAGGGAAATCTCTGCGATGTTTTACCTGGGAGAGCAATCGGCGGCGACAAATTCAATAACAGAGAAGGAAATCTTCCTCAAGGTGAAAAATATTTTGAAGCAGATGTGAATTATCACTGTAAAAACCGAAATGCAGACCGTATTATCTTCACCCGAAGCGGCGATGTTTATCTTACTAAAAACCATTATAAAAGTTTTGAAAAGCAGTAATAAAAGCTTGTCATTGCGAGGAGCGAAGCGACAAAGCAATCTTTATCAATAAATGAAACCCGGCTTTATCTATATAATGACCAATAAGAAGAATACTACTCTTTATACGGGAGTAACATCAAACTTATTCAAAAGAGTTCAAGAACATAAAGAAAAATTTCATCAACAAAGCTTTACATCAAGATATAATCTTAAAAAACTAGTATATTGGGAATCTTTCCATGAAATTGGAGATGCTATTTACCAGGAGAAACAAATAAAAGCAGATTCAAGACAAAAAAAATTAGATATTATTAATTCAATAAATCCTGAATGGGAAGATTTAATAGACAATATAAAACATAGTACAGATGCATACTGAGATTGCATCGTCACTTAGTTCCTCGCAATGACATAATAATTTAAATAAAAAAAATGAAAACAATATATATAGACTTTATCAACATAGGAGATTACGAAGATTTTTACACCCAGCTAAAAGAAAAGCTGACCCTTCCTGATTATTTTGGAGACAATTTAGATGCTCTTTCAGATGTTATCTCTGGAGAACTGGAAATGCCCCTGCATATTGAATTTGTAAATATGAGTGTAGATCAGCTGGAAATTTTCGAAGATTTATTAGTGACTTTAGAAGATGCTGAAGAAGAAGTTGAAGGCTTCAGTTTTGCTTATTATCTGGAGCAGTATGAAGATGAGGAAGAGGCTGAAAATGAGGAAGAATAATTAAAGACACAAACTATAGTAATTTAATAAAATATCATTCTCTTTTTTAGGTTATTTTACAAATAAAAGATTAATCTTTGCAATATTGCAATCATTAATCTAATTGTAAAACTAAACCATGAAAAGAGTACAGCTTTCTCTTATATTCTTATTTACTAATTTTGTTTTCACTATTGCTCAAGTTGGCATCAACAATCCATCTCCCGTTTCCACACTAGATATCAGTGCTAAAAATGCCACAGGAACTTCCACTGATATTGATGGACTGTTAATACCCAGAGTAGACAGACTGAGAGCACAAAACATGTCCGCAGTTCCCGTATCCACGCTGATCTATGTGAACAGCACTGCTACGGGAACGCCAGCCGGCACTGCAGCAAATATTGATGCTGCAGGATATTATTATTTTAATGGAACAGTATGGACAAAGCTTGTCACCTCACTGAATATTTATAATTCTGACGGAACTTTATCCGATAATCGAACTGTCACTACCAACGGAAATCTTTTAAACTTCATTAATGGAGCAAACAGTGTAAAAGTGATCACCTCAGCAACTGAAGGGGCGCTGGCTGCCAACGGTTCATCAAGAGGGTGGTTAAATCTTGTCGGAGGCTCCGCCAACGTTGATTATCTTGTACAGATTGATGGTATTGCCCAATTAAATTCTTATGGAAATTCTACTCAATTAAGTATCGGCTCTACCAACGCCAGTCCTCTTGCTTTAAAAACAAACGGAATCGAAAGACTTACCATCCTAAGGGGCGGCAATGTAGGTGTAGGAACTGCAGCACCCAATACAAAGCTGGAAATTTCTTCCGGCACAGCTAATACTTCAGGCGCAAGATTTACAAATCTTACTTCAGTATCTCCAATCAGTACAGGACAGACTTTGGGAGTGGATGCGGCAGGAAATGTAATTACAGTTGCCAACCCATCCCCTGCCAGTGTGACTACTGCTTCAGTAAACAGTACCACCGGAGCCAGCTTTAACGTAAATGATACTGCCGTGATTATGGTACCGGGAACTTCACAGTCCGTGGCTGTTCCTACAGGTGGAAAAGCTTTATTTATCAATTTTATGCTGGGAATAGACTACGGAAGCAATCCGGCAGGAAGCGGCTCTTCCTATTATGAAGCAAGACTTTACATAGACGGCACTGCTACAGACTGCTATATGCGCACTCAGGAATATGGCCCCGGCGGATACAGTGCTCAATTCAGCTTTAATACGGTAAAATTTCTTACGGCAGGAAATCACACGATAGATGTAAGGATGACGAGAACTTTTAATAACGGAGTTGCTTCGGGTGTAAATATGCTTTGTATTCCGATTTCTATGTCATTTAATGCTACTTATTTAAATTAATTTAAATAATATCCATCCCAAAAATTACAGTTTTTTATTCTAAACGATAATGAATAATCGTCTTAAAACATTTCCCATGAAAAGAATCCAACTTTCTATTCTATTGACCATTACTGCTTATTCTATGATCTTCGCACAGATGGGGATCAATACTAGTACTCCTCTTTCCACGCTAGATATTAATGCTAAAAATTCTACAGGAACCTCTGCCAGTGCAGACGGAATATTGATACCAAGAGTAGACAGACAAAGAGCACAAAATATGAGCGGTACTCCAGTTTCTACAATGGTCTACATCAACAGTATTGCGACCGGAAGCCCAACCGGAACCGCTGTCAACATAGATACAATAGGATATTATTATTACAATGGAACTTCCTGGATAAAATTAAATCCATCTGTCAATATATACACTTCAGACGGTACTTTAAGTAATTTCAGATCAATAACGACCAATGGAAATTCCTTAAATTTTGTAAACGGAACCAGTAATGTAGGCATTAA
Coding sequences:
- a CDS encoding ribonuclease domain-containing protein, with product MNNKLRLFGFAFTGLFFGMFVMYLFNHYTIEKKGNTETPKTEKVSYGSTSDTSQDTPISQSDQQSIDQLTDEKTVIRYVKQNHKLPDYYITKNEARKQGWNPSQGNLCDVLPGRAIGGDKFNNREGNLPQGEKYFEADVNYHCKNRNADRIIFTRSGDVYLTKNHYKSFEKQ
- a CDS encoding GIY-YIG nuclease family protein, which codes for MKPGFIYIMTNKKNTTLYTGVTSNLFKRVQEHKEKFHQQSFTSRYNLKKLVYWESFHEIGDAIYQEKQIKADSRQKKLDIINSINPEWEDLIDNIKHSTDAY
- a CDS encoding barstar family protein — its product is MKTIYIDFINIGDYEDFYTQLKEKLTLPDYFGDNLDALSDVISGELEMPLHIEFVNMSVDQLEIFEDLLVTLEDAEEEVEGFSFAYYLEQYEDEEEAENEEE